A single genomic interval of Polaribacter vadi harbors:
- a CDS encoding TIGR00730 family Rossman fold protein: MTNDDRKIKEKLGQKTWNEIKTNDSWAIFKIMAEFVDGYEKLSKIGPSVSIFGSARTKPDHPYYILAEEIAYKLTQNGYGVITGGGPGIMEAGNKGARRGKGSSVGLNIELPFEQHDNPWIDKDKNLEFDYFFVRKVMFVKYSQGFIVMPGGFGTMDELFEAITLIQTKKIGRFPIVLVGTKFWGGLIDWVKDTLITEKNIGLEDLSLFRIVDTADEAVEHLNKFYAKYQLKPNF, from the coding sequence ATGACGAACGACGATAGAAAAATAAAAGAAAAATTAGGGCAAAAAACTTGGAACGAAATTAAAACAAATGACTCTTGGGCTATTTTTAAAATAATGGCAGAATTTGTAGATGGGTATGAAAAATTAAGTAAAATTGGTCCTTCAGTTTCTATTTTTGGATCTGCAAGAACAAAGCCAGATCATCCTTATTATATATTAGCAGAAGAAATTGCTTACAAATTAACTCAAAATGGTTATGGTGTAATTACTGGTGGTGGACCAGGAATTATGGAAGCTGGTAATAAAGGAGCAAGAAGAGGAAAAGGATCTTCTGTAGGTTTAAATATAGAATTGCCTTTTGAACAACATGACAATCCTTGGATTGATAAAGATAAAAATTTAGAATTTGATTACTTTTTTGTTCGTAAAGTTATGTTTGTAAAATACTCACAAGGTTTTATTGTAATGCCTGGAGGTTTTGGAACTATGGATGAGCTTTTTGAAGCTATCACATTAATTCAAACTAAAAAAATTGGACGTTTTCCGATTGTTTTAGTTGGCACAAAATTTTGGGGAGGCTTAATAGATTGGGTAAAAGATACCTTAATCACAGAAAAAAATATTGGTTTAGAAGATTTAAGTTTGTTTAGAATTGTTGATACTGCTGATGAAGCTGTAGAACATTTAAATAAATTTTACGCTAAATATCAATTAAAACCTAACTTCTAA
- a CDS encoding aminopeptidase, translated as MKRLINIVVFFCFFLSSYSYSQENSINIKGYLNVDKSELFIKQEIVFINTTDSILSKIYLHNWANSFRDRKTPLSKRFIKDFRKDLYFAKAENLGETTIKNLTIDFEDVSFSELENQADILEVDILKPLLKNDSVKISLNYTVKIPNAKFTGYGKTKEGFHLRFWYITPAVYDQGWQLMSNLNIDDLYEKATDFTIDLDIPKEYILESNLYQHKTKKDALTNYYLVGKSKTDVILGINKKEQLKTFKTKNVVVYTDVYNEELGDSTTIATLIREFAFLEKFLGKYPHKEIYVDKVTQSKDPVYGLTQLPSFLRPFKEEFRYDLTMFKALSRKFIENTLLLNKRQDYWLLDGLQNYLMIEYIEQFYPDAKLIGKFSDTWFIRTFEISKADFNDKYPLVYQFVSRSFLDQSLTTSADSLSNFNRKIANKYKAGLAYRYLKGFIGDSTLNNTIQEFYQKNQTKIVNSKDFRKLLESKTDKNLNWFFGDFIKTNKKIDYTIDELVEKEDSLQVTIRNKRNITTPVLLYGLNDREIIYKKWLTGIDDTTTVSIPKQGVNKVTLNYENLYPELNTLDNWKRLQDKIFNKPLKFSLIKDIQDPYYNQIFYQPNFAYNFYNGLILGVSLHNKPLIKRNLEFSIAPSYATKSGSVVGSFSVLYNQYFEDTSIYKMVYGIGGATSDYAPNLSYKSFSPFVNMIFKRKDLRDATQESIKAKLLHIDKEIPFGQIKTAEDNYSVFSLSYNYVNPDIIEEFRQNYSLEIADNFSKVAADIRYRTLSTSDTQLDFRLFAGSFLSNRSTGDYFSFGLDRANDYLFQLNYFGRSEESGIFSQQFIIAEGGFKSVLPTRYANQYMLSLNSSIGLWRWVEFYNDVAFLKNKQVPLYFAYNNGIRLNFIHHIFEIYFPLYSNNGWEVSQGAYPEKIRFTINGNVTAIYNFFRRGLL; from the coding sequence TTGAAAAGGCTTATAAACATTGTTGTTTTTTTCTGTTTTTTTCTAAGCAGTTACTCATATTCACAAGAGAATTCTATTAACATAAAAGGGTATTTAAATGTTGATAAAAGCGAGTTATTTATAAAACAAGAAATTGTTTTTATAAATACTACAGACTCCATTTTATCCAAAATTTATCTTCATAATTGGGCAAATAGTTTTAGAGATCGAAAAACACCTTTATCAAAAAGGTTCATTAAAGATTTTAGAAAAGATTTATACTTTGCTAAAGCAGAAAATTTAGGAGAAACCACCATAAAAAATCTAACCATAGATTTTGAGGATGTTTCTTTTAGTGAACTTGAAAACCAAGCTGATATTCTTGAGGTTGATATTTTAAAACCACTTCTAAAAAATGATAGCGTTAAAATATCATTAAATTATACTGTAAAAATACCCAATGCAAAATTTACGGGCTATGGAAAAACTAAAGAGGGCTTCCATTTACGTTTTTGGTATATAACTCCAGCAGTTTACGATCAAGGTTGGCAACTAATGAGCAACTTAAATATCGATGATTTATATGAGAAAGCAACCGATTTCACCATCGATTTAGACATTCCAAAAGAATATATTTTAGAAAGTAACCTATATCAACATAAAACAAAAAAAGATGCTTTAACAAACTATTACTTAGTAGGTAAAAGTAAAACTGACGTTATTTTAGGGATCAACAAAAAAGAACAACTCAAAACTTTTAAAACCAAAAATGTTGTTGTCTATACAGATGTTTATAATGAAGAGTTAGGTGATAGCACAACAATAGCTACTTTAATAAGAGAATTTGCCTTTTTAGAAAAGTTTTTAGGTAAATATCCTCACAAAGAAATTTATGTTGATAAAGTAACACAAAGTAAAGATCCAGTTTATGGTTTAACACAACTTCCTAGCTTTTTAAGACCTTTTAAAGAAGAATTTAGATATGATTTAACCATGTTTAAAGCATTAAGTAGAAAGTTTATAGAAAATACTTTGCTCTTAAATAAAAGACAAGATTATTGGTTGTTAGATGGTTTGCAGAATTATTTAATGATTGAATATATTGAGCAATTTTATCCTGATGCTAAATTAATTGGTAAATTTTCTGATACTTGGTTTATAAGAACGTTCGAAATCTCTAAGGCAGATTTTAATGATAAATATCCATTAGTATATCAATTTGTTTCTCGTAGTTTTTTAGATCAATCTTTAACAACTTCTGCAGACTCCTTATCAAACTTTAATAGAAAAATAGCCAATAAATATAAAGCAGGATTAGCTTATAGATATTTAAAAGGTTTTATTGGAGATAGCACTTTAAACAATACTATTCAAGAGTTTTATCAAAAAAACCAAACCAAAATAGTAAACAGTAAAGATTTTAGAAAACTTTTAGAATCTAAAACAGATAAAAATTTGAATTGGTTTTTTGGTGATTTTATAAAAACCAATAAAAAAATAGATTACACCATAGATGAACTTGTAGAAAAAGAAGATAGCTTGCAAGTAACTATCAGAAATAAAAGAAACATAACTACACCTGTGCTTTTATATGGTCTGAATGATAGAGAAATTATATACAAAAAATGGCTAACTGGGATTGATGATACTACAACAGTTAGCATTCCAAAACAAGGTGTTAATAAGGTTACTTTAAATTACGAAAACTTATATCCAGAATTAAATACATTGGATAATTGGAAAAGATTACAAGATAAAATCTTTAACAAACCCTTAAAATTTAGTTTGATAAAAGATATTCAAGACCCATATTATAATCAAATATTTTATCAACCCAATTTTGCTTATAATTTTTATAATGGTTTAATTTTAGGCGTGAGTTTACATAACAAACCTTTAATTAAAAGAAATTTAGAGTTCTCAATTGCACCTTCTTACGCCACCAAAAGTGGTTCAGTTGTAGGTTCATTTTCTGTTTTATACAACCAATATTTCGAAGATACTAGTATTTACAAAATGGTTTATGGTATTGGTGGAGCTACTTCTGACTATGCTCCAAATTTATCTTACAAATCATTTTCGCCATTTGTAAATATGATTTTTAAAAGAAAAGATTTAAGAGATGCCACTCAAGAATCTATTAAAGCAAAATTGTTACATATTGATAAAGAAATACCTTTTGGTCAAATTAAAACAGCTGAAGATAACTACAGTGTATTTAGTTTAAGTTACAATTATGTAAATCCAGATATTATTGAAGAATTTAGGCAAAATTATAGCTTAGAAATTGCCGATAACTTTTCTAAAGTTGCAGCAGATATTCGCTATAGAACATTATCTACTTCAGATACTCAATTAGATTTTAGATTATTTGCTGGTTCCTTTTTAAGCAATAGATCTACAGGAGATTATTTTAGTTTTGGTTTAGATAGAGCAAATGATTATTTGTTTCAATTAAATTATTTCGGACGCTCTGAAGAATCTGGTATTTTTAGTCAGCAATTTATTATTGCTGAAGGTGGTTTTAAATCTGTATTACCAACAAGATATGCAAACCAATATATGCTTTCTTTAAATTCTAGCATTGGTTTATGGAGATGGGTTGAGTTTTATAACGATGTTGCTTTTCTAAAAAACAAACAAGTACCTTTATATTTTGCTTATAATAATGGAATTCGACTAAATTTTATTCATCATATTTTTGAAATTTATTTTCCTTTATATTCAAATAATGGCTGGGAAGTTTCTCAAGGTGCTTATCCAGAAAAAATTAGATTTACCATTAACGGAAATGTTACAGCAATCTATAATTTCTTTAGAAGAGGTCTTTTGTAA
- a CDS encoding alpha-ketoacid dehydrogenase subunit alpha/beta, whose product MLQKTIPLNKQEITFNDFKKEVLSDYKIAKVSRECSLLGRREVLTGKAKFGIFGDGKEVPQLAWAKAFNKGDFRSGYYRDQTFMMAIGELTAQQFFSGLYAHTDIDADPMSAGRQMGGHFATHSLNDDGSWKDLTKQYNSSADISPTAGQMPRLLGLAQASKIYRNEKSVQDKTKFSNKGNEVAWGTIGNASTSEGLFFETINAAGVLQVPMVMSVWDDEYGISVHAKHQTTKESISEILKGFQRDKKNKGYEIFVINGWDYVQLMDVYQKAAKIAREEHVPVLIHVKELTQPQGHSTSGSHERYKDKNRLQWEKDHDCITKFREWILDFELETESGDILRFVDGEEDLINIDREAKKEVTNAKRNAWNAFLNEIKSELIEATDLLKRVAVKSKNENFIKKYTNDLSAISEPTRKDILSTVKKCLWYLRDEDFGEKIELQNFIKTSQKRAHKKYSTHLLSETALSATSVLDEKPTYAQDKNLVDARIIMRDNFDAILTKHKDVIIFGEDAGFIGDVNQGLEGLQEKYGELRISDTGIREATILGQGIGLAMRGLRPIAEIQYLDYLLYALQIMSDDLATLRYRTFGKQKAPLIIRTRGHRLEGIWHAGSPMGGIINNVRGIHVLVPRNMTKAAGFYNTLLEGDDPGLVIECLNGYRLKEELPTNLGEYKTPIGVVETIKEGTDMTIVSYGSTLRIVEDAAKDLAQVGIDIEIIDAQSLLPFDINHDSVKSVMKTNKLLVVDEDVPGGASAYLLQEILENQNGYEYLDSKPSTLTAKSHRTAYGTDGDYFSKPSAEDVFEKVYEIMHEFNPNKFKSLY is encoded by the coding sequence ATGTTGCAGAAAACGATTCCTTTAAATAAGCAAGAAATTACTTTTAACGATTTTAAAAAAGAAGTTTTAAGTGATTATAAAATTGCTAAAGTTAGTAGAGAATGTAGTTTACTTGGTAGACGAGAAGTTCTTACAGGGAAAGCAAAATTTGGAATTTTTGGTGATGGAAAAGAAGTGCCTCAATTAGCTTGGGCAAAAGCTTTTAATAAAGGTGATTTTAGATCTGGATATTACAGAGATCAAACTTTTATGATGGCAATTGGCGAGTTAACTGCTCAACAATTTTTTTCGGGTTTATATGCACATACAGATATAGATGCAGATCCAATGTCTGCTGGTAGACAAATGGGTGGCCATTTTGCAACACATAGTTTAAATGATGATGGCAGTTGGAAAGATTTAACAAAACAGTACAATTCTAGTGCAGATATCTCTCCAACAGCTGGGCAAATGCCACGTTTATTGGGTTTAGCACAAGCATCAAAAATTTATAGAAACGAAAAAAGTGTTCAAGATAAAACTAAGTTTTCTAACAAAGGAAACGAAGTTGCTTGGGGAACTATTGGAAACGCAAGTACAAGTGAAGGCTTATTTTTTGAAACTATAAATGCAGCTGGAGTTTTACAAGTACCAATGGTGATGAGTGTTTGGGATGATGAATATGGAATTTCCGTTCACGCAAAACATCAAACTACAAAAGAAAGTATCTCAGAAATTTTAAAAGGTTTTCAAAGAGATAAAAAAAATAAAGGGTACGAAATTTTTGTAATTAATGGTTGGGATTATGTGCAGTTGATGGATGTATATCAAAAAGCTGCAAAAATTGCAAGAGAAGAACATGTACCTGTTTTAATTCACGTTAAAGAATTAACACAACCACAAGGTCATTCAACTTCTGGTTCTCATGAACGTTATAAAGATAAAAATCGTTTACAATGGGAAAAAGACCACGATTGTATTACAAAATTCAGAGAATGGATTTTAGATTTTGAATTAGAAACAGAAAGTGGAGATATTTTACGTTTTGTTGATGGAGAAGAAGATTTAATAAATATTGATAGAGAAGCTAAAAAAGAAGTAACCAATGCAAAAAGAAATGCTTGGAATGCTTTTTTAAATGAAATAAAATCTGAACTTATAGAAGCTACAGATTTACTAAAAAGAGTTGCTGTAAAAAGTAAAAATGAGAATTTCATTAAAAAATATACAAACGATTTAAGTGCCATTTCTGAACCTACAAGAAAAGACATTTTATCAACTGTAAAAAAATGTTTATGGTATTTAAGAGATGAAGATTTTGGCGAAAAAATTGAACTTCAAAATTTCATTAAAACTTCACAAAAAAGAGCTCATAAAAAATATTCTACTCACTTATTAAGTGAAACTGCTTTAAGCGCAACAAGTGTTTTAGATGAAAAGCCAACGTATGCTCAAGATAAAAATTTGGTTGATGCTAGAATTATTATGAGAGATAATTTTGATGCTATTTTAACAAAACATAAAGATGTTATAATTTTTGGAGAAGATGCTGGTTTTATTGGTGATGTAAATCAAGGTTTGGAAGGTTTACAGGAAAAGTATGGTGAACTTAGAATTTCTGATACTGGAATTAGAGAAGCAACCATTTTAGGACAAGGAATTGGTTTAGCAATGAGAGGTTTAAGACCCATTGCAGAAATACAATATTTAGATTATTTATTGTACGCACTTCAAATTATGAGTGATGATTTAGCGACTTTACGTTACCGAACTTTTGGAAAACAAAAAGCGCCATTAATTATTAGAACTCGAGGACATAGATTAGAAGGAATCTGGCATGCAGGTTCTCCAATGGGTGGCATTATTAACAATGTAAGAGGAATTCATGTTTTGGTTCCTAGAAACATGACCAAAGCTGCTGGTTTTTACAACACCCTTTTAGAAGGTGATGATCCTGGTTTAGTGATAGAATGTTTAAATGGTTATAGATTAAAAGAAGAATTACCAACCAATTTAGGCGAATATAAAACTCCAATTGGCGTTGTTGAAACCATCAAAGAAGGAACTGACATGACTATTGTTTCTTATGGTTCTACCTTACGAATTGTAGAAGATGCAGCCAAAGATTTAGCACAAGTTGGTATAGATATAGAAATTATTGATGCGCAAAGTCTATTACCTTTTGATATAAATCACGATTCTGTAAAAAGTGTTATGAAAACCAACAAATTATTGGTAGTTGATGAAGATGTTCCTGGAGGAGCTTCTGCTTATCTTTTACAAGAAATTTTAGAGAATCAAAATGGGTATGAATATTTAGATAGCAAACCCTCTACCCTAACAGCAAAATCTCACAGAACTGCTTACGGAACTGATGGCGATTATTTTTCAAAACCTTCTGCTGAAGATGTTTTTGAAAAAGTGTATGAAATAATGCACGAGTTTAATCCTAATAAGTTTAAGAGTTTGTATTAA
- a CDS encoding REP-associated tyrosine transposase, which yields MSRKYKFREKSGAYFISFAIVNWIDVFTRDLYYNCITESLDFCRKNKGMEIYGYCIMTNHIHLIFRSSLNDPSGLIRDFKGFTSRKLLKMIEENAQESRRDWMLWMFERAGKKNSNVANKQFWQQNNHPIEIWSLKVFEQKLNYIHQNPVKAGFVTDPIDWKYSSARNYGNDDATILEIDLN from the coding sequence ATGAGCAGAAAATATAAGTTTAGAGAAAAGTCAGGTGCTTATTTTATAAGTTTTGCAATTGTAAACTGGATAGATGTATTTACAAGAGATTTATATTATAATTGTATTACAGAGTCTTTAGATTTCTGCAGAAAAAACAAAGGAATGGAAATTTATGGATATTGTATTATGACAAATCATATTCACTTAATATTTCGTTCTTCTTTAAATGATCCCTCAGGTTTAATAAGAGATTTTAAAGGTTTTACATCTAGGAAACTTTTGAAAATGATAGAAGAAAACGCGCAAGAAAGTAGACGCGATTGGATGTTATGGATGTTTGAAAGAGCAGGTAAAAAAAATAGTAATGTAGCCAATAAACAATTTTGGCAACAGAATAACCATCCAATAGAAATATGGTCATTAAAAGTTTTTGAACAAAAATTGAATTATATACATCAAAATCCTGTTAAAGCAGGTTTTGTAACAGATCCAATAGATTGGAAATATAGTAGTGCTAGAAATTATGGAAATGATGATGCTACTATTTTAGAAATAGACTTAAATTAG
- a CDS encoding DUF4291 domain-containing protein, which translates to MNIKTKLYKDQLKDWPEKGHHIMAQFDDEKVVVYQSYRPEIGNFASQNQYFGGAFSVHRMTWIKPNFLWMMHRNGWGTKVGQEIVLVIHLKREAFERYLNQAVYSSFQDDIYESKEDWQVAVKQSNIRLQWDPDHDPFGDKLDRRAIQLGIRNQEIIKYAKDDILEIEDISEFVKEQHQFVLNNELDKLLIPIEKPFIPNDRQTFKLLKLSDD; encoded by the coding sequence ATGAATATAAAAACAAAATTATATAAAGATCAACTAAAAGATTGGCCAGAAAAGGGACATCATATAATGGCTCAATTTGATGATGAAAAAGTAGTTGTATATCAATCTTACAGACCAGAAATAGGGAATTTTGCATCTCAAAATCAATATTTTGGTGGTGCTTTTAGCGTACATAGAATGACTTGGATAAAACCAAATTTTCTTTGGATGATGCACAGAAATGGTTGGGGTACAAAAGTTGGTCAAGAAATTGTTTTGGTAATTCATTTAAAACGAGAAGCGTTTGAGCGTTATTTAAATCAAGCAGTTTATTCTAGTTTTCAAGATGATATTTATGAAAGCAAAGAGGATTGGCAAGTTGCTGTAAAACAATCAAATATTAGATTGCAATGGGATCCAGATCATGATCCTTTTGGAGATAAATTAGATAGACGAGCCATTCAATTAGGAATCAGAAACCAAGAAATAATAAAATATGCTAAAGATGATATTTTAGAAATTGAAGACATCTCAGAGTTTGTTAAAGAACAACATCAATTTGTTTTGAATAATGAGTTGGATAAGTTATTAATCCCAATTGAAAAGCCTTTTATTCCAAATGATAGGCAAACATTTAAATTGTTGAAATTAAGTGATGATTAA
- a CDS encoding zinc-dependent metalloprotease, giving the protein MKKLLLFSMILAFTFPSEMNAQKKKSKENNTEETATKSQKSKTPKYADFVTKKTTTDEGLFKVHNTDNKFMYEIPKNYFGKEMLLVTRIKDIPAGLGGGYVNAGSKINTQVVVWEEFQNKILLKVKSYNAVANDSLPIYKSVKANNLEPILFAFDIATQNQDSTAVLVDVTKFFTSDIQAISPLPDSYRKRYKVKRLDASRSFINSIKSYPENIEVVQDFTFDAAEPPSNSSTNTITIRVNQSMIVLPEDKMMPRVYDERVGYFSIKNVDYSSEALKADEKRYIRRWRLEPKDINAYNRGELVEPIKPIVYYLDPGTPDKLKKYIKQGVDDWAKVFETAGFKNAIMAKYPPTEEEDPEFSMEDVRYSSIRYVASTTRNATGPSVSDPRTGEILESDIIWYHNHLRSYRNRYLLETGAANPSARTLDTPAEEIGEMMRMVISHEVGHALGLPHNMAASYAYPVDSLRSGKFTQKMGIAATIMDYARYNYIAQPGDENIRFIRQLGPYDHYAINWGYRKIPLAKTPEQEVKTLDKWIEEKADDPIYRFGGARFDPSAQTEGIGNDQVKASTYGMKNLKIVAENLPSWTSDQTNNYEDLSELYGELLGVWSRYVGHVSGNIGGVYEFNKKPVQNGMVYEAVSKKKQKEAMVWLHKNAFETQDWLINPEILANINENGYTERILSLQNRQLYTLLNSNKLEMMIDAEVIDANNYTALDMIRDLRTGIFSETNYTKNVDVFRRNLQKSMINRMGILLNSKDNQNSDISSIVRGELEALNFQLTVAKNRGVNRITKYHYRDCLANIKEILNPK; this is encoded by the coding sequence ATGAAAAAACTACTACTTTTTTCAATGATTTTAGCATTTACATTTCCATCAGAAATGAATGCACAAAAGAAAAAATCAAAGGAAAACAACACAGAAGAAACTGCAACAAAATCTCAAAAAAGCAAAACACCAAAATATGCTGATTTTGTAACCAAAAAAACAACAACAGACGAAGGTTTATTTAAAGTGCACAACACAGACAATAAATTCATGTATGAAATTCCAAAAAACTATTTTGGAAAAGAAATGTTATTGGTAACCAGAATTAAAGATATTCCTGCTGGTTTAGGAGGTGGTTATGTAAATGCTGGCTCAAAAATTAACACACAAGTTGTAGTTTGGGAAGAGTTTCAAAATAAAATTTTACTAAAAGTAAAATCCTATAATGCTGTTGCAAATGACTCTTTGCCAATTTACAAATCTGTAAAAGCAAACAATTTAGAACCTATTTTATTTGCGTTTGATATTGCAACTCAAAACCAAGATTCTACTGCTGTTTTGGTTGATGTAACAAAATTTTTCACTTCAGATATTCAAGCGATTTCTCCTTTACCAGATTCTTATAGAAAAAGATACAAAGTTAAGAGATTAGATGCTTCAAGAAGTTTTATCAACTCTATAAAAAGTTATCCAGAAAATATTGAAGTTGTCCAAGATTTTACGTTTGATGCAGCTGAACCACCAAGTAATTCATCAACAAATACTATTACAATTCGTGTAAATCAATCGATGATTGTTTTGCCAGAAGATAAAATGATGCCAAGAGTGTATGATGAACGAGTTGGTTATTTTTCGATTAAAAATGTAGATTACAGTTCAGAAGCTTTAAAAGCTGATGAAAAAAGATATATTAGACGTTGGCGATTGGAACCTAAAGATATCAACGCTTACAATCGTGGAGAATTGGTAGAACCTATAAAACCAATTGTATATTATTTAGATCCTGGAACTCCAGATAAATTGAAAAAATACATCAAACAAGGTGTGGATGATTGGGCAAAAGTTTTTGAAACTGCTGGTTTTAAAAATGCAATTATGGCAAAATATCCGCCAACTGAAGAAGAAGATCCAGAATTTAGTATGGAAGATGTGCGTTATTCTTCTATTAGATATGTAGCAAGTACCACAAGAAATGCAACTGGCCCAAGTGTTTCTGATCCAAGAACTGGAGAAATTTTAGAAAGCGATATCATTTGGTATCACAATCATTTACGTTCATACAGAAACAGATATTTATTAGAAACTGGAGCTGCAAATCCGTCTGCAAGAACGTTAGATACACCTGCAGAAGAAATTGGAGAAATGATGCGAATGGTAATTTCGCACGAAGTTGGTCATGCTTTAGGTTTACCTCATAATATGGCTGCAAGTTATGCGTATCCTGTAGATTCTTTGCGTTCTGGAAAATTTACTCAGAAAATGGGAATTGCAGCAACTATTATGGATTATGCACGTTACAATTATATTGCGCAACCAGGTGATGAAAACATAAGATTTATTCGTCAATTAGGTCCTTATGATCATTATGCGATTAATTGGGGATATAGAAAAATTCCGTTAGCAAAAACTCCTGAACAAGAAGTTAAAACACTAGACAAATGGATTGAAGAAAAAGCTGATGATCCTATCTATAGATTTGGTGGAGCACGTTTTGATCCATCAGCACAAACTGAAGGAATTGGAAACGATCAAGTAAAAGCGTCTACTTATGGAATGAAAAACTTGAAAATTGTTGCCGAAAATTTACCAAGTTGGACCTCTGATCAAACCAACAATTATGAAGATTTATCTGAATTATATGGCGAACTTTTAGGAGTTTGGAGTAGATATGTTGGCCATGTTTCTGGTAATATTGGTGGCGTTTACGAATTCAACAAAAAACCGGTTCAAAATGGAATGGTATACGAAGCTGTTTCTAAAAAGAAGCAAAAAGAAGCCATGGTTTGGTTGCATAAAAATGCTTTTGAAACGCAAGATTGGTTAATTAATCCTGAAATTTTAGCAAATATTAATGAAAACGGTTATACAGAAAGAATTTTAAGTTTACAAAACAGACAATTGTACACGCTTTTAAATTCGAATAAATTAGAAATGATGATTGATGCAGAAGTTATTGATGCTAATAACTATACTGCTTTAGATATGATTCGTGATTTAAGGACTGGAATTTTTTCTGAAACAAATTACACTAAAAATGTAGATGTTTTTAGACGTAACTTACAAAAATCGATGATTAACAGAATGGGAATTCTTTTAAATTCTAAAGACAATCAAAATTCTGATATTAGCTCCATAGTGAGAGGCGAATTAGAGGCTTTAAATTTTCAATTAACAGTAGCAAAAAATAGAGGTGTTAATAGAATTACAAAATATCATTACAGAGATTGTTTGGCAAATATTAAAGAAATATTAAACCCGAAATAA
- a CDS encoding DUF2851 family protein: protein MNEEFLYYVWKYKIFTDINLQTSDAKEVSILKGGIHNKNSGPDFLNAQVKIDHQLWAGNVEMHVKSSDWYLHKHEEDASYDAVILHVVWEHDVDVFMKNNKPLPTLELKNFVSKELLENYNSLVYHQQKFIPCENQLTTIDEFLLNNLLERLYFERLEHKSTFIKELLLDTNADFEAVLFQLLAKNFGLKVNGEPFLQLATSMDFSVVRKERFDLEQLTALLFGQAGFLEEDLEEHYYQLLKEKYRYLKHKHKLNSISKNAFQFFRMRPQNFPTIRIAQLASLLYAHQNIFSKLMSINKKEDFYDLFSFEVDAFWKTHFTFESDSKKSPKKLTKSFVDLIIINTIIPLKFVYLQSRGEVSENEIMQLIKQVSSEKNSIISNFSALEIKAKNAMESQALIQLKNNYCTKKRCLQCAIGNSLLRK from the coding sequence ATGAATGAGGAATTTTTGTATTATGTATGGAAGTATAAAATATTTACTGATATAAATTTACAGACTTCTGACGCTAAAGAAGTTTCTATTTTAAAAGGAGGAATTCATAATAAAAATTCAGGACCCGATTTTTTAAATGCACAAGTAAAAATCGATCATCAACTTTGGGCTGGTAATGTTGAAATGCACGTAAAATCTTCTGATTGGTATTTACACAAACATGAAGAAGATGCCAGTTATGATGCTGTAATTTTACATGTAGTTTGGGAACATGATGTAGACGTTTTTATGAAAAATAATAAACCTTTACCAACTTTAGAGTTGAAAAATTTTGTTTCAAAAGAACTACTAGAGAACTACAATAGCTTAGTCTATCATCAACAGAAATTTATTCCTTGTGAAAATCAATTAACAACTATTGATGAGTTTTTGTTGAATAATTTGTTAGAGCGTTTGTATTTTGAACGTTTAGAACATAAGTCAACTTTTATAAAAGAGTTGTTATTAGATACAAATGCCGATTTTGAAGCTGTTTTGTTCCAATTATTAGCTAAAAATTTCGGATTAAAAGTAAATGGAGAACCTTTTCTGCAATTGGCAACTTCTATGGATTTTTCTGTGGTTAGAAAAGAACGTTTTGATTTGGAACAATTAACAGCGTTGCTTTTTGGACAAGCAGGTTTTTTAGAAGAAGATTTAGAAGAACATTATTATCAACTATTAAAAGAAAAATACAGGTATTTAAAACATAAACACAAACTAAATTCCATTTCTAAAAATGCATTCCAGTTTTTTAGAATGCGACCTCAAAACTTTCCAACAATTAGAATTGCACAACTAGCATCTTTATTATATGCGCATCAAAATATATTTTCAAAGTTGATGAGCATCAACAAAAAAGAAGATTTTTACGATTTATTTTCTTTTGAGGTTGATGCGTTTTGGAAAACACATTTTACGTTTGAATCGGATTCAAAAAAATCACCTAAAAAACTCACAAAATCATTCGTAGATTTAATTATCATCAACACTATAATTCCTTTAAAATTTGTCTATTTGCAGAGTAGAGGAGAAGTGTCTGAAAATGAAATTATGCAGTTGATAAAACAAGTTTCATCAGAAAAAAATAGTATAATTTCTAATTTTTCAGCTTTAGAAATTAAAGCAAAAAATGCGATGGAAAGTCAAGCTTTGATACAGCTTAAAAACAACTATTGCACAAAGAAACGATGTTTACAATGTGCAATAGGTAATAGTTTGTTGAGAAAATAA